The genomic DNA GGAGCAGCGACTCGGCCAGCATGCCCCAGCGGCGGTAACGCTCCAATTCTAAGGGATCATGCAAGGCCAGCAGGTCGCAAAGTTCCAGTCCGGCCGTGGTCAGCAGGGCGCACAGCAGCAGCAGCATGTCCAGCCCTCTGCGACCGCGAGCCAGAAGGAAAAGGGGGATGCCCATGGCCAGAATGATGGCCGGCAGGGAAAGCAGTGGGGAGAGCATGCGCTGGATCACATCCTCAAGAATGTGGTGGATGGAGCTGGAGAATGGCCGCGGCGGAACATGCACTGGGCGCTGCCGTGGCGAAAGCGGTATGGAGCACGGCGTTTTTTCGGCCGGAACCAGCTGAACATCGGAGCCAGCTGAACGTATTGATCAGCTGATCGTCGCTTTGGCCCGGGCCACGTCAGAACGTCTTGCGCAGTTCCAACGTTACCCTGTTTTCCTGAAAATTATCGTCGGAAAACGGATCTTCCGAGGTGGAGTCGAAATATCTGTAGAAAAGCGAGGCTTGCAGCGTTGGTGACAAGAGGTAGCGCAGACCGAAGAAGGTCCGCCATTCATCGATTTCGGCATTCTCTTCCGGGGATCGGCGTTCCGCGCCGAGACCCGCATTGGCCGTGAGCCGCTGGGTCAGGGAATGGGTCAGGGCGAGGGTGGCGGCGGTCTTGGTTTCCTTGGGTTGGTCGAATTCGGAATAGGAGCTGCTCAGGCTCACGGAACCGCGGCCATATGGTCGGACCACCCCGAGTGCGTAGACGGTTTCCTGGCGGGTCGTCTCTTGCAAGGGGTCGTCAATGTAGCGGACCGTGGTAATGAAGGTTGCGATGTAACGGCCGATCAGTTGCCGAACACCGGCGTTCCAGGTCAGGTCCGTGGTGTCCGTATCCCCTCGTGTTGGGGTAATTGGGGTGGTGACTTCGCCGAAGATGGAGGTGGCTGCAGTGAGGCGGTGCCGGAAGCCGGCCCGGACAAACGGATCGGTGGAGGTTTCCCGGCCTTGGGCATCTATCCGGTCGCGTTGCCGCCAGGTGATGCCGAAATCGCCGTAGACCCGGGATTCCGGGCCGTAGGCATAGCTGGTCCCACCGTAAACATTGTGCACGTTCTCCTGGTCCACCCCGTCAGCATCATCCCAGCGCTTCCAGGTTGAGGAGTAACCGGCATTCAGCCCCCAGGCGC from Desulfonatronum thioautotrophicum includes the following:
- a CDS encoding outer membrane beta-barrel protein, producing the protein MPPRLLRRFWTVAGLLFRLPRRFSMMLFCGGLVFWHFALLPPKLTHAGEFRVQPSIAISEEYSDNVNQTREKVSAFTTKVTPNIAATYTAPFWDWNLSYNLEYRHYSEDVILDTGDTGQNDFRHTLNVRGLTRLIDNLMYLDVRNVFERTDLNVVRRSTIPQFLDAPANGIDTQDIPALNGDAPDRMEEVLVFEDIRNRESTDRNTFSISPYFALDPTDRTSLGTGYRYTNIWYRDDNADNSEEHHTFARAEYRLTRAWGLNAGYSSTWKRWDDADGVDQENVHNVYGGTSYAYGPESRVYGDFGITWRQRDRIDAQGRETSTDPFVRAGFRHRLTAATSIFGEVTTPITPTRGDTDTTDLTWNAGVRQLIGRYIATFITTVRYIDDPLQETTRQETVYALGVVRPYGRGSVSLSSSYSEFDQPKETKTAATLALTHSLTQRLTANAGLGAERRSPEENAEIDEWRTFFGLRYLLSPTLQASLFYRYFDSTSEDPFSDDNFQENRVTLELRKTF